CGGAGCCACCAACCGGAAGGTCGCCAAGATCCCGGGCGGGAGTATCGTGGTGGGATTCTGTTACAACCCCACGAACAACAAGGTCTATGCCGTCAACAACTCGGACGCCACGGTTACCGTCATTGATGGTGCGACCAACCAACGCCTTGCGACAGTCCCGGTCGGCAACAACCCCACGGTGCTCGCCTACAACCCGGCTCACAACGTTGTCTACTGTGCGAACGAAGACGCACAGAGTGTGACAGTGATCGACGGTGCGACCGATTCGGTGGTCACGACGATCACCGTCGGCCAGCAGCCCCGGGCGTTCGCGGTCAACGCAACGGGCAGCAAGCTCTACGTGGCCGCGGGCTGGGATAATGCGGTCAAGGTGGTTAACTGCGCAACCAACACGGTTGTCGCAACCATCCCCGTTGGCACCACGCCGGCGGACCTGGTCTACAACGCGACCAACAACAAGGTCTATTGCCCGGCCGGCAACTATCTTTATGTCATCAACGCCGCAGCCGACTCGGTTACTGACTCTTTGTATTCCGAGTATTCGGTAGCGGCGATGGCGTATGTCGCCAACAACAACCGGCTTTACTTGACGTCCTATAGCACGGACACCGTTTACGCGCTCGCGGGGGCGACCAATTCGGTCGTCGCACGAATTGCGACGCCGGGCTGGGTGAACAGGCTGTCCTACAACTCCGCCAACAACCGCCTCTGGGGAAGCTGTACCGACAGCGGCTCCGCCATGGCCATTGACTGTGCCGGCGACTCCGTGCTGGCTGTGGTCAGGACCGGAGCCAGACCGGCCGCGTTGCTCGCCAACCCGGTCGGCAACAAGGTCTATACCGCCGACGAGTACAGCGATGATGTAACAGTCATTGACGGGGCCGCGAATTCGGTAGTCGCCTCGGTCACGACGGGGATGTGGGATGACCTGCTTCTCTACGACCCCAACGGCAGCAAGGTCTACTGCTCGGGCAGCAGGTGGGTGGCCGCAATCAGCGGCACGACGGACAGAGTTGCGCGGGCCATCCCGGTCCCGGGCTGGCAGGCGGCCCTCGCCTGCAACCCGGTCAGCAACAAGGTCTACGCCGCAGGCTCGGACTCGGCCAGGCTCAGCATCATTGATGCGGCGGCGGATTCGGTCATTGCTTCGCTCTCGCTGGGCGGTGAGGCCGCTTTGGCCATGGTCTGCAACCCGGTCAGCAACAAGGCCTATTGCGTCACCCAGAACACAATCAGGATATACAGTGGTTCCGGTGACACACTCATCAAGACTCTGCCGGGGGGCATGGTGTCGGGCATGCTGCATAACCCGACCAACAACGAGGTCTACTGCCTCATGGTTGACGGCAACGGCGTGATGGTCATCTCCGGGGCCGGCGATTCGGTAGTCAAGACGATTCCCGTCGGCACGAATCCCCAGGCGCTGGCCTTTGACAGCGCGGCCAACCGGCTCTACGTCGCCAACAACTACGACGCGACGGTGTCGGTGATCGACTGCGGCCGTGATTCGGTGGTCGCCACGGTCGCGGTCGCCGGCTATCCGGTGGCGTTGGGCTTCAACCCGACCGACCACAAGGTATATGCGGCCTGCCAGAGCAACGTTACCGTGATTGACGCGGCCCGCGATTCCGTCGTCGCATCACTCACGGTTGGCGGCTACCCCAATGCCTTTGTCTATTCCGCGCACAACGACTGGATGTACTTCACGCGACGCAACGACAACATCGTTGTGACAATCGACGGCGTGTCGAACCATATTGCCGACAGCGTCAGAGTCGGCGCCGGGCCGACCTGTCTCGTGCTCAACCCACAGCAGCACCGCGTCTACTCAGCGAACATGTGGAGTTCGGACGTATCAGTCATCGGCGACTCGGCTCTCGGTATTACGGAACAACGCTGGGCTGCGATCCGCAACCCGCGGCCCGCAGCTACCATCGTCCGTGGAGTGCTGGTGCTAGGCGCAGTAGACAGCAGACAGAAGACAGCATACAGGGCGGGTCTGCTCGACGTCACCGGCAGAAAGGTGCTGGAACTCAAGACCGGCGCGAATGATGTGCGCGCCCTGGCTCCGGGCGTGTATTTCGTCCGGGAGCGCTTAGCGGTTGGCGGTGAGCGGTCCACGGTCCGCAAGGTCGTGATTACTCAATAGGGAGGTCTCGTGAGATTCTGCATTCTGACTTCTGCGTTCTGCCTGCTGGCGTCGTTAGTCCAAGCCCGGCAACCGGGTTTCGACCCGAAAGACGTTGTCAGGCGCGCGCGACCGCGACACACCGGCGCCGCGACATTGATCCCTGATGCCGGCGAGTTCCTGATTGACACGACCATACAATATGTCGCTGCGCCGGGCTACCAGCAAGACCCGGCCGTTGCGTTCGACGGCGTGAACTTCCTCGTGGTCTGGACAGACTGGGTCAGCGATTCGTCGAGCGGCATCTACGCGACGCGAGTGACGCCTGCGGGCGCGCTGCTCGACCCGTCCGCCATCGTGCTCTCGACCGCCGGGAGCGAGCAGCAGTCTCCCGCCGTCGCCTTTGATGGCACGAACTTCCTCGCGGTCTGGGTGGATAACCGCGACTCCGGATACGACGTCTTCGCGGCGCGGGTTACACCGCAAGGCACCGTGCTCGATCCGTCAAGCATCCCTGTCTCGACCGCTCAATACGACCAGGAGTATCCCGCGGTCGCGTTTGACGGAACGGACTTTCTCGTTGTCTGGTCCAATGACTGGCGCAGCGATTCATCCAGTGACATCTACGCGGCGCGGGTGACGCCGCAGGGCACGGTGCTCGACCCGACCGGCTTCGCGGTCTCGACCGCTGCCGGAGCACAGTCATCTCCCACGGTCGCCTTTGACGGCGTGAATTCGCTCGTGACCTGGAGTGACCCGCGCAGCGACCCGTACGGAGACATCTACGCGGCGCGCGTGACTCCGCAAGGCACCGTGCTTGACCCGTCCGGCATTGTGATCTCAGCCGCTGCCAACTCGCAGGAATCCCCGTTCGTTGCGTTTGACGGCACAGAATACCTCGTGGCCTGGTACGACACTCGCAGCACCAACTACGCCGACGTCTATGCGGCGCGGGTGACACCTGCGGGCACGGTGCTCGACCCGTCCGGTATCGCGGTCTCGACTGCCGCGGGGTATCAGAACGCCGAATGCGTTGCGTTCGACGGCACGAACTTCTGGGTGACCTGGAGCGACTATCGCAGCGGTACTGCGTACGGCGACATCTACGCGGCGCGAGTGACGCCGCAGGGGACCGTGCTCGACCCATCCGGCATCGCGGTCTCTGCCGCCGCGAACGACCAGTCGTATCCGGCCGTGGCCTTTGACGGAGCGAACTACCTCGTGACCTGGATGGACAATCGCGGCGGCTCATCCTACGACATCTACGCGGCGCGGGTTACACCGCAAGGCACCGTGCTTGACGCATCCGGCATCGCGGTCGCAGCGGACACGAACGACCAGTTGTACCCGGCCGTTGCATTCGACGGCACGAACTTCCTTCTGAGCTGGACCGACGACCGCAGCGACTGGCAGGGCGACATCTACGCGGCGCGGGTAACACCGCAAGGTACCGTGCTCGACCCGACCGGCATTCTGGTCTGCGCCGCCGGCGAACAGCAGTATCCCGACGTCGCGTTTGATGGTACGAACTCCTTCGTGGCGTGGGGAGACTACCGGAGCGGCTCGAACTTCGACATCTACTGTGCGCGGGTGACGCCGGCCGGCGTGGTAGAGGACAGCGGGCCGGTCGTCAAGCAGGCAGGCGACCAGTTGGGCCCGGCGCTTGCACGCGGCACCGGAAGCCAGTTGTTTCTGGTATACCAGGGATGGGCTGGGACCGTCGGCAACCGGACTTACAACACCAGCCGTATCTGGGGCAGGATGAACCCGGCGGCGGGGATTGAAGAAACGAGGAATGATGCACGCGGAACGACAAGCGGCAGGCCGACTATCGTCCGCGGCGTGCTGGCGCTGGGCGGAGTAGGCAGTAGACAGAATACAGCAGACAGGGCGGAGCTACTCGACATCAGTGGGTGCAAGGTGATGGAGTTGCGGGCGGGTGCGAACGACGTCAGCCGCCTCGCGCCCGGCGTCTACTTCATGCGTCAGGCGTCAGGCGAACAGCGTGAGGCGTCAAGCATCATCAAGGTCGTGTCGACGAGGTAATGGAAAGAAGGAGTTGAGAAGATGATTCGTGCACGGTACTTAGTATTGGCACTAGGGTTGGCGATGCTGCTGCCGGCGGCGTGCTGGCTCGCGCAGAAGGTCGACATGCACTTTGTGACGCCCGTTGACGGCCAGAAAGTGACGCCCGGCGTCATCCCAATCAAGGTCCATGCCACCAGCGATGGGAAAATCCTCAGCGTCACGTTTGAGGTCGATAACGTCGTCACGGCTTACGACACGGTGGGCGCAAACGACACCTGGCGTTTCTCCTGGGACGCGTCGCACGTTAGCCCGGGCACCGCCCACGAGCTCAGTGTGTTTGCGGACGTGGCGCATCCGAACGGCGTCACCGGGGACGTTGCAAGGATCCACGTGAAGGTCGATACCGGCGGGCCCTGGGTCAAGATGCTGTCGCCGCAGGACGGCGACTCGGTTTCGCGCGGCCTTGTCCCGGTCGCGGTCCGGGCCCGGGACTCGGTCGGCGTCGGGATGGACAAGGTTGAGTTCTACATTGACGACGTACTGGGCGGCACGGTCACCGCGAGCGCGGGCGACACGTACCGCTGGACGTGGAATGACTCGCAGGCGACGGCCGGGGGACATTCGCTGAAGGCCAAGGCGTACAACCAGCACGGCGACAAGGCGGTCGCTGGTGTCACGGTATACGTCAAGGCCGGCGCACACGGTGCCCCGAAGCATCACTACGGAACGATATCCGCCGACGAAACCTGGTCGCCGGACAACAACCCGCACTTCATCGACGGCGACGTCTTCATCACCAACAACGCCCTAGTGACCATCATGCCGGGCTGCACGGTCAAGTTTACGGGCCAGTACGGCATCCGGGCCGGCACGTACCCTCCTTTGCAGGGCGGGATCAACGCCGTGGGCCTCCAGAATTCGCCTATCCTGTTCACGTCAGCCGGCTCGTCGCCGCAACCGGGCGATTGGACGGCTATCTACCTTGATGCCGGGACGTCCTCGAACACGCACTTCAGCTACTGCACCTTCGAGTACGGCGGCTACTACTCGGGCGAGGGTGATATCATCGTGACCGGTAACCAGGCCGCTTCGTTTGATAACTGCACCATCCGGCATTCTCGATACGTAGGCATATATTGCTCAAGCGCGGCGTTCAGCTCTTTCAGCAACAATACGATTACGGCCAACGGCTCATACCCCATCGCGGTTTCACCCGATGTGGTCCCAACGATTAGCCCGGATAACGACCTGTCGGGCAATGGGGCCAGCGGAATTGAGTTGTTGCCCGGGAGCGTGAAGACAAACGTAACCTGGCCGGCGCCCAGCGTGCCCTACGTCATCTCCAGCGCGATTAGCGTTAACGATTCGACCCATCACCCCGTGCTCACGATTGCGCCCGGATGCTCGCTGAAGTTCAGTGGCGGCAGCCTCAGCGCCTACAAAGGTGATATCGTTGCCGACGGAACCGCGGGCCAGATCGTTTTCACCACGAACGGTTCCCCGCCGGCCTGGGGCAAGTTCTACGGGATAACGGTCGGCACCGGACTGCCGGGCGACACGCTGTCCGGCACGCGGCTCGTCAAATGTCTGGTGTCCTACGGTGGCGATTCCACCTCCGGGCTTTCCGGTAATATCAAGGTCATGTCGACCCGGCCGACAATCAGTAACTGCGAAATCGACCACGGGTGCCGTTGCGGCATCGTGCTCTTCGGAAACCAGGTTCCGGACACGGCAGCGTTGCGCACGAATAACAGCTTCGCGAACAACGACAGCGGCAACGTCCGCTGGTCCGGCCACAAGTAGGTCGGGAATGACCCGCCAATTCGCCGTTGCCGTATGTACGTCTCGCCGGCGCCAATCACCGGTGCGCAGCCACGGCCGGCAATGCCGCTAACCGGAACCGGATTTCAGGTCGTGGATGCTATACGGTGAAGTAGTGAACCGTCCCGCGCCCGGCGTGTACTTTGCAGGAAAGCGGTCAGGGATCAGGGGTCGGGGGTCAGGGAAGATGCGGAAGGTCATCATCAGCCGGTGATGCTCGTGCGTGCTCTGCCCCGGCTCTACGACGACCTTGCCGCATGGTGGCCGCTGCTCTCCAATCCTGACGACTATGCGGCTGAGGCGGAGTTCTGTTGGCGCTGCATCACCGAGGCAAGCCGGATTCCGGTACGGACCGTGCTGGAACTCGGCTCGGGCGGCGGCAACAACGCGTCCCACCTCAAGGCACGCTGCGAACTGACGCTGGTGGACCTGTCGCCGGCAATGCTCCGAGTAAGCCGGTCGCTCAATCCCGAGTGCGAACACGTCCATGGTGACATGCGCGAAGTCAGGCTGGGCCGCCGGTTCGACGCCGTGTTTGTCCATAGTGCCGTAGCCTACATGCTGTCCGAAACAGACCTGACCCGGGCGATGGAAACGGCCTGGATTCACCTGCAGCCGGGCGGCGCGGCGCTGTTCTGTCCCAACGACGTGGCGGAGACGTTCAAGGCAGGCACGTATCACGGCGGGCACGACCGCATGCTGCGCAGCCTGCGCTACCTTGAGTGGGTCCATGAACCTGCCCCGGGTGACACGCTGGTGACAACAGACTTCGCCTACATCCTGCAAGACAAGGATGGGATCAGGATGGAGTACGACCGGCACGTGACCGGGCTCTTCCCGCGCGCCAAGTGGCTGGGGCTGCTCCAGGCGCAGGGCTTCACGGCGACGACTCGCGAACGCGCCGAGCCGGCGACATCCGGCCCGATGCACGAAGTGTTCGTTGCGACGCGGCCCGAATGACGAAGGGTGTCTTGCGTCCTTCCTCGACTTGGAGAGTCTGCGTCAGGCTTGATCGTCCCCGGTCGTTTGAGGCAGGCGCATGCCTGCCGCGGATTGCTGTTGACGAACCACTCTACGGGCGGAGCAATTCGGGAGGCAATTCTCCGGGCAAACCGGAGAGCAACGGTCAGAGCTACCTCGGGACCAACGCGGACGGCAACCGGCGGAGCTAGCCGGGCCGCAACGCTCCGGCCAACCCGCAGAGCAACCGGTGGAGTAACCCGTAGACTAACCCTGAGAGCAAACCGGAGAGGAACCCGTAGACCAACCCGGCGAGTTGCGGTGGAGGTTCATCCGGGAGTTGCGGTGGAGACAACCCTCCGGGCTATGCCTCAACCTATCCCCTAACCTATCGCTGGGGCAATCCCCCGGGCGAGGGAGGGGACTTTCGGGAAGGCGACCTAGCGCTTGATTGTTCAACAAGTTAGGCGGATTCCTGGCTCCGTGAGCTTGTATCCAAAGAGTAAACTTTTCCCCGCCGGTCATCCGCGCGTCGGCTTGACTTTTCACCCAGACGACATGTTCTCAGGCACAATGGGATCCGCGCCCGACTCGGTGAAACGTATGGTTGACCACTTCGACCAGAACCGCAAGGTCTTCCTGTCCACTGACTACAAAGAAGAACGACTCCGCGCCGAGTTCCTCAATCCCTTCTTCGCCGCGCTCGGCCGGGACGTGGACAACTCCATTGACACGATTCGGACCAGGAGTTGAGAAGTGTCCGTGAATGACCCAACGACATCGTGCTGGAATGGGGCTAGTCAGCAACAACCAGGAGGGCGGCTTTGAGCCGCCCTCGGCTTTCCGGTGCGGGGCTGGAAGAGTGGCAGATTTGCGGCTATAGTAGCTGGAATGAGACTATCCGACCCAACCATCATCGGTCTCCTGCGCAGCCGCGGCCTGCGACCGACGCGAGCCAGCCGGCTCATCCTGGCTCGGTTGCGGCACAGCAACGATCACTTGAGCGCTGAGGAGTTACGGGGCGCCCTGCGTCGCCGTGGCCACGTCGTCAGCATCGCCACGCTCTACCAGAACCTCGCGCGTCTGTCCGAAGCCGGGCTGCTTGCTAGCTTCGCCGACTCCGAGGGGCTGGTACGGTACGACGCCAACACGGCGCCCCACGCTCACTTGGTCTGTTCCCGGTGCGGTCGGATACTCGACCTGCCGATGACCAACCCGCTTGTGAACCGGCTGAATATCTCCAGCGGGAGGCGGACACGGCAGTACCGCGGCTGGGCCGTCCAGAACGCCCGGCTCGAACTGTGCGGGCTTTGTCCGAAGTGCCGGCGCTGATCCCCGTCCTTTCAAATTGACAGCATCGGGTGACCGGCTATAATCCCTCGATCCCTAAGTCATAGTCATTATGAATTGGAATAGGTGAGAAAGGAGCAAGCTGTGTCTGATGCGAAGCGTCTGACTTCGAACTTCGGCAAGCCGGCGGGCGACGACCAGAACGGCCTGACCGTCGGGAGCCCCGGCCACACCCTCTTATCCGATGTCTACATGGTCGAGAAACTGGCCCATTTCAATCGCGAGCGGATACCGGAACGCGTCGTCCACGCCAAGGGCGCGGGCGCCCACGGTTACTTCGAGGTGACGCACGACGTAACGAAGTACACCTGCGCGAAGTTCCTGTCCAAGGTCGGGAAGCGGACCGACGTCTTCGCACGATTCTCGACCGTGGGCGGGGAAAAGGGCTCGGCCGACGCCGAACGCGACCCGCGCGGATTCGCGGTGAAGTTCTACACCGAAGAAGGTAACTTCGACATGACCGGTAACAATACGCCGGTCTTCTTCATCCGCGACCCGATCAAGTTCCCGGACTTCATCCACACCCAGAAGCGTAACCCGGCCACGAATGCCAAGGACCCGGACGCGTTCTGGGATTTCCTGTCGCTCACGCCCGAGTCGGTGCACCAGGTGACGATTCTCTTCTCGGACCGGGGTACGCCCAAGACGTACCGCCACATGAACGGGTACGGCGGGCACGCATTTAAGTGGTACACCGAGAAGGGCGACTACTGGTGGGTGAAGCTGCACTTCAAGACCGAGCAGGGAATCCAGAATTTCTCCCGCGAGGAGGCCGGGGCGATGGTTGCCAGAGACCCGGACCACGCCACCCGCGATCTGTTCGAGTCAATCAAGCGCGGGGAGTTCCCGGCATGGACGGTGCAGATTCAGGTTATGCCACCGAAGGACGCGGCAAGCTATCGGTTCGACCCGTTCGATGTCACCAAAGTGCTGCCACACGGCGACTACCCGGTCATTCCCATCGGACGGATGGTACTCAATCGCAACCCGGAGAACTACTTCGCCGAGGTCGAGCAGTCCGCGTTCTGCCCGGGCAACCTCGTACCCGGTTTCGCGCTCGCTCCCGACAAGATGTTGCAGGCGAGAGCGGTCTTCTACCACGACGCCCACCGTTATCGTCTCGGGCCGAACTACCACCTGCTGCCCATAAACGCCGCCAAGGCAGGAGCGACGGACAACTACCAGCGCGACGGGGCGATGCGCACCGACGCCAATGGCGGCGGCGGTCCGAACTACTACCCGAACACTTTCGGCGGGCCGGCGCCTGACCCGAAAGCGGCGGAGCCGGAGTTTGACTTCGCCGGCACAATCGGCCGCAGGCCGTACCCCAAGACCGAGGACGACTCTGTCCAGGCCGGCGACCTCTATCGCAAGGCAATGGACGACACGGCGCGCGAGCACCTTATCGGCAACATCGTGGCCCATCTCGGCAACGCGCAGAAGCGACTTCAGTTGCGCCAGACCGCCCTGTTCTACAAGGCGGACAAAGAGTACGGGACGCGGGTCGCGGGCGGGCTCAAACTCGACACGGCAGAGGTAGAACGGCTGGCCGGGATGACGCAGGAGCAGCGCGTCCGCGCCACCTCCTGACAACCGCGGCACATATAGCGCAAGCACCGCCCGCCCCGTAGCGGGCGGTGCTTCCTGTGACGGCGTAGTCGTCCTCGGACCGGACGGGACGTCCTCCCTCAATCCGGAGCCGTCCGCCGAGGGACCATTGGTCTGGTCTTGCGATCTTGACCGCCGGCGCGAATTCACTGTTGACAGCGACGCCGTTCGCGGTAATATTAGCCACGCCTAACATTATTAGTTATGCCTAACACATTAGCTTTGACGGAGAGCGCCCAGGATTACCTGGAGGCGCTGCTGCTGGCAAGCGAGGACCGGAGCGTGGTCCGCATCAGCGACGTCGCCCGGCGCCTGGGCGTGCGGCTGCCGTCGGTGGTGGCGATGCTGAAGGGGCTCGCGGCCAAGGGTCTCGTCAAGCATGAGCGCTACGGCCTGGTGGAACTGACCGAGGCCGGGCGTGCCGAAGCGCGGGCAGTGCTGGCCCGGCACAAGGCCATCTTCCGTTTTCTGAACGGCTTTCTGGGTGTGAGTGAGGCCACCGCCGAGATCGACGCCTGCCGGATTGAGCACGTGCTGTCGCCGGACACGGTGAAGCGGCTGCTGAAGCTGGTCACGTTGCTTGAACGCGAGGGGGCTGCCGGCAAGGCCGGCCTCCACGATTTTCCCCG
This DNA window, taken from bacterium, encodes the following:
- a CDS encoding Ig-like domain-containing protein, with protein sequence MIRARYLVLALGLAMLLPAACWLAQKVDMHFVTPVDGQKVTPGVIPIKVHATSDGKILSVTFEVDNVVTAYDTVGANDTWRFSWDASHVSPGTAHELSVFADVAHPNGVTGDVARIHVKVDTGGPWVKMLSPQDGDSVSRGLVPVAVRARDSVGVGMDKVEFYIDDVLGGTVTASAGDTYRWTWNDSQATAGGHSLKAKAYNQHGDKAVAGVTVYVKAGAHGAPKHHYGTISADETWSPDNNPHFIDGDVFITNNALVTIMPGCTVKFTGQYGIRAGTYPPLQGGINAVGLQNSPILFTSAGSSPQPGDWTAIYLDAGTSSNTHFSYCTFEYGGYYSGEGDIIVTGNQAASFDNCTIRHSRYVGIYCSSAAFSSFSNNTITANGSYPIAVSPDVVPTISPDNDLSGNGASGIELLPGSVKTNVTWPAPSVPYVISSAISVNDSTHHPVLTIAPGCSLKFSGGSLSAYKGDIVADGTAGQIVFTTNGSPPAWGKFYGITVGTGLPGDTLSGTRLVKCLVSYGGDSTSGLSGNIKVMSTRPTISNCEIDHGCRCGIVLFGNQVPDTAALRTNNSFANNDSGNVRWSGHK
- a CDS encoding class I SAM-dependent methyltransferase; translation: MLVRALPRLYDDLAAWWPLLSNPDDYAAEAEFCWRCITEASRIPVRTVLELGSGGGNNASHLKARCELTLVDLSPAMLRVSRSLNPECEHVHGDMREVRLGRRFDAVFVHSAVAYMLSETDLTRAMETAWIHLQPGGAALFCPNDVAETFKAGTYHGGHDRMLRSLRYLEWVHEPAPGDTLVTTDFAYILQDKDGIRMEYDRHVTGLFPRAKWLGLLQAQGFTATTRERAEPATSGPMHEVFVATRPE
- a CDS encoding Fur family transcriptional regulator: MRLSDPTIIGLLRSRGLRPTRASRLILARLRHSNDHLSAEELRGALRRRGHVVSIATLYQNLARLSEAGLLASFADSEGLVRYDANTAPHAHLVCSRCGRILDLPMTNPLVNRLNISSGRRTRQYRGWAVQNARLELCGLCPKCRR
- a CDS encoding catalase — encoded protein: MSDAKRLTSNFGKPAGDDQNGLTVGSPGHTLLSDVYMVEKLAHFNRERIPERVVHAKGAGAHGYFEVTHDVTKYTCAKFLSKVGKRTDVFARFSTVGGEKGSADAERDPRGFAVKFYTEEGNFDMTGNNTPVFFIRDPIKFPDFIHTQKRNPATNAKDPDAFWDFLSLTPESVHQVTILFSDRGTPKTYRHMNGYGGHAFKWYTEKGDYWWVKLHFKTEQGIQNFSREEAGAMVARDPDHATRDLFESIKRGEFPAWTVQIQVMPPKDAASYRFDPFDVTKVLPHGDYPVIPIGRMVLNRNPENYFAEVEQSAFCPGNLVPGFALAPDKMLQARAVFYHDAHRYRLGPNYHLLPINAAKAGATDNYQRDGAMRTDANGGGGPNYYPNTFGGPAPDPKAAEPEFDFAGTIGRRPYPKTEDDSVQAGDLYRKAMDDTAREHLIGNIVAHLGNAQKRLQLRQTALFYKADKEYGTRVAGGLKLDTAEVERLAGMTQEQRVRATS
- a CDS encoding metal-dependent transcriptional regulator → MPNTLALTESAQDYLEALLLASEDRSVVRISDVARRLGVRLPSVVAMLKGLAAKGLVKHERYGLVELTEAGRAEARAVLARHKAIFRFLNGFLGVSEATAEIDACRIEHVLSPDTVKRLLKLVTLLEREGAAGKAGLHDFPRLAGGRRTSACGKRAKS